The following proteins are encoded in a genomic region of Trueperaceae bacterium:
- a CDS encoding acetyl-CoA C-acyltransferase (Catalyzes the synthesis of acetoacetyl coenzyme A from two molecules of acetyl coenzyme A. It can also act as a thiolase, catalyzing the reverse reaction and generating two-carbon units from the four-carbon product of fatty acid oxidation), with protein sequence MDIVIASAKRTPIGAFQGRLASVTAPELGSIVLHGAVNQAGIDPDCIDLVVFGNVLSAGLGQAPARQVALYSGLPDTIPTVTLNKMCGSGLEAIIQAVRAIAVGDASIVVAGGMESMSNSPHLLLGARKGWPLGDGEIVDSIIKDGLWDVYNDIHMGSCAELCAERYGFSREQQDVYAIESYRRAQQAITEGYFSEEIVPTEAKGYKGATQTVFEDESPAKVDFARIPALRPAFEKDGTITAANASTLNDGAAAVVIAEATVARELGLTIEAKICGYSGNAHTPEWFTTAPVGAIESLFSRLSWTPDSVDLFEINEAFSVVPMAVTKELNLLSDRVNVHGGSVALGHPIGASGARILVTLLHALKQRQESRGIATICIGGGEALALGIELS encoded by the coding sequence ATGGATATTGTAATTGCATCAGCGAAACGGACCCCTATTGGGGCGTTCCAGGGACGATTGGCTAGTGTTACTGCCCCAGAGCTTGGTTCTATAGTTCTCCATGGAGCTGTTAATCAGGCAGGTATTGATCCTGATTGTATTGATTTAGTGGTGTTTGGAAATGTGCTTTCGGCGGGCTTGGGGCAGGCGCCAGCTCGGCAGGTAGCGCTTTACTCAGGCTTACCAGATACCATACCGACGGTTACCCTGAATAAAATGTGCGGTAGTGGGCTTGAAGCCATCATCCAAGCTGTTAGAGCTATAGCAGTGGGCGATGCTTCAATTGTGGTTGCTGGGGGAATGGAGTCTATGTCCAATTCACCCCACTTGCTCCTAGGCGCGAGAAAAGGTTGGCCCTTGGGAGATGGAGAGATAGTTGATTCGATAATTAAGGATGGCTTGTGGGACGTCTATAATGATATCCACATGGGTTCTTGTGCAGAACTTTGTGCAGAACGATACGGATTTTCGAGAGAACAACAAGATGTTTATGCGATTGAATCGTATCGAAGGGCTCAACAGGCCATAACAGAAGGTTATTTTTCGGAAGAAATTGTCCCTACAGAAGCTAAAGGGTACAAAGGTGCTACCCAGACTGTATTTGAGGACGAGAGTCCAGCCAAGGTTGATTTCGCTAGAATTCCTGCTTTACGTCCAGCGTTCGAAAAGGACGGAACTATTACTGCCGCTAACGCTTCTACCCTCAATGATGGCGCAGCAGCTGTCGTTATCGCCGAAGCGACCGTTGCTCGTGAATTAGGCTTAACAATTGAGGCAAAGATTTGTGGGTACTCTGGGAACGCGCATACTCCTGAATGGTTTACTACAGCCCCCGTAGGAGCTATAGAGTCACTATTTAGTCGGCTTAGCTGGACTCCAGATTCAGTTGATCTTTTTGAGATTAACGAGGCGTTCAGTGTAGTACCGATGGCTGTTACTAAAGAACTAAACCTCTTAAGCGATCGCGTTAACGTACACGGTGGCTCAGTTGCACTGGGACACCCAATCGGGGCTTCAGGAGCCCGAATACTTGTTACCTTACTTCATGCGCTGAAACAGAGGCAGGAGTCCAGAGGGATAGCTACGATTTGCATTGGGGGCGGCGAAGCTCTTGCGCTAGGTATAGAACTTAGTTAG